A single Fusarium oxysporum Fo47 chromosome IV, complete sequence DNA region contains:
- a CDS encoding exocyst complex component Sec3-domain-containing protein: protein MDRPNGGGPGAAAATSRAERFEDEKRRIIESCFNKKDVDGSLLETYITHIRITEYSSYPTTPPPPQARNAEVQKPRIIIVAVRKSGRVRLHKSKENANGSFSIGKTWNLDDLSRIESYTGPEASPNHRDWAGDTGFQVTLGKPYFWHAQTDKEKKFFIASLIKIYGKYTGGKTPELANFEQKEYDQVMGATRRPATGGSRPPPPPIAEQPSSQMASAPPRPIHPMHPSHQGLPGSGPQDSPQYRTPPTRPAHPNLGPSPVGSFDSTTSRERPPQPRWMAQSNKSQDSVATSMATRSDDGSSLPPRSRNGINGPGAYGRFAEPHESRAPAVLTPPQPQSSPKSKPPAILSPPQPPQPVPSPLQLDRPPPERRRPPMDPTRPHDRDLVPPPLISPGNKEPMAPPPRSSERVVPRMDNASQKSTSSSFTGSTLDREVAPPPTGRLPDPPKREPLPMPSSLRPGSGPTNPQAYTPNPPSHHPPTNITNQTPSPAQGNGPSPAPARMPSPARGPSPAAARVPSPTPAPKPNTSQAQAQTPSPAQALSPGSGAGSSDVSPMTVSAPRFANLQPPPDLPKNEPVQPVEEPSPGERAATPSDRESNPSPAETVDESRPGLGPMIRAKKSRNEIAGALWKAASAANAATAFKPRPGGAGERMRLLKSKTEEGPDGINSVVPAPPRPSSKGIDTPSEQPTPEETPKAEEEAKQLEQAKPAEQPKSANRNSLVPEVKISLPTSRPTSSHGPPQEVQKATEPEKKETRRSINAGNDMKYLQTLGVNPSILDERSDDFAQWLDFFGWIPGEQMRSRNVEEMRADLERELNKAQAGGWLARFREEDERVDAIKAGLDVAMAECEELDNLLTLYSVELSTLSDDIAYIEAQGQGLQVQTANQKLLKKELESLLETCAITSNELEVLRSAPLDDLGGLQHVESSLVTLYKAMVKIDPARSGADQEKADITAETNQSGLNPDFKQMRIVQEKKLVYDQESAMFIGRLVAFMSRQFDHAFTETKLAMEGALSRKVDPIHHELGRDILWQFSPLMLYARDMHPDEWNQLIQIYQDKGQPVYRVEFQATIASWRRNARQATGEEAEILFTSAVEKHQEGGVATTARKLTVKRSGTLARALRSPREDGGHKPKADKGVNDNKNPPHEVFTGVLDNLIPLIQMEQNFIIDFFHATTLEQIDFPDAVATTTPSDRGGTDLRRPRLMEPDRELARRILRAMEVIFTFLESELLRLMEWVVGQGPIQGIGVLATIEKYSAEVGQSNQEYVNTLLQKLHGHLELRFKKFVDDQLRAIEETKVKISKRKGVIAFIRLFPLFSAAVEEMLLGVDTTLPIRSTVDREYDRILKTMFDSLMVIARENPGVSATSGSVDPEDKEALNFHILLIENMNHFLEETDTRGLDVLEEWKEKANTTYYEHMNLYLDAVMRRPLGKILEHLENMEAQLQTGKSPASIAAQPSNSKTVFNKVLSNYDSKEVRKGIEALRKRVEKHFGDADEPGLSRGLVIKVLEECEKFYEKVERRVGAVTTNVYGGDVLFEWPRADVKAAFR from the exons ATGGACCGCCCAAACGGGGGCGGCCCTGGTGCCGCCGCGGCTACTAGCAGGGCAGAGCGATTCGAGGATGAAAAGCGCCGTATAATAGAGAGCTGCTTTAACAAGAAGGATGTTGATGGTTCTC TTCTTGAAACATACATAACTCATATCCGCATTACCGAATACTCCTCTTATCCTACAacccctcctccacctcagGCTCGGAACGCCGAAGTTCAAAAACCTCGAATAATAATAGTAGCCGTGCGCAAGTCCGGTCGAGTTCGCCTGCATAAGTCAAAAGAAAACGCTAATGGATCGTTTTCGATCGGAAAAACGTGGAATCTCGACGACCTCTCGCGCATTGAATCTTACACTGGCCCCGAGGCTAGCCCAAACCACCGCGATTGGGCTGGCGACACAGGTTTTCAAGTGACACTCGGCAAACCATACTTCTGGCATGCTCAGACGGACAAGGAAAAGAAGTTCTTCATTGCCAGTCTTATCAAGATATACGGGAAATACACGGGTGGCAAGACGCCGGAGCTTGCAAATTTTGAACAAAAGGAGTATGATCAAGTTATGGGAGCAACTAGACGACCGGCCACAGGTGGTTCTCggcctccacctcctcctaTAGCTGAGCAACCTTCGAGTCAGATGGCGAGCGCACCTCCTCGTCCAATCCATCCGATGCACCCTTCGCATCAAGGACTCCCAGGAAGTGGCCCTCAAGACTCACCCCAGTACAGGACGCCGCCTACTCGCCCAGCACACCCAAATCTTGGCCCTTCACCTGTCGGAAGTTTCGATTCAACTACTTCGAGAGAAAGGCCGCCTCAACCTCGGTGGATGGCTCAGAGCAACAAGAGTCAGGATTCGGTTGCTACCTCAATGGCTACCAGGAGCGATGACGGGTCCAGTTTACCACCGCGCTCTCGCAATGGCATAAACGGCCCAGGAGCGTATGGAAGATTTGCAGAGCCCCATGAATCCCGGGCACCAGCTGTTCTTACACCTCCTCAACCACAGTCTTCGCCCAAGTCGAAACCACCTGCTATTctgtctcctcctcaacctccacAGCCAGTTCCTTCACCACTTCAATTAGATAGACCACCCCCCGAAAGGAGACGACCGCCCATGGACCCAACTCGCCCTCATGATCGGGACTTGGTTCCTCCACCACTGATTAGTCCCGGGAACAAAGAACCAATGGCTCCTCCACCTCGCAGCAGCGAACGCGTTGTGCCGAGAATGGATAATGCAAGCCAGAAATCGACAAGCAGTTCGTTCACGGGGAGCACACTAGATCGGGAAGTAGCACCACCTCCCACAGGACGACTACCAGACCCACCAAAGCGTGAGCCGCTTCCCATGCCTTCGTCCCTTAGGCCTGGATCAGGACCGACCAACCCACAAGCTTATACCCCCAACCCTCCCTCACATCACCCGCCAACTAATATAACAAATCAAACTCCAAGTCCTGCTCAAGGCAATGGACCCAGCCCTGCACCAGCCCGTATGCCCAGCCCGGCTCGTGGACCCAGCCCTGCAGCGGCCCGTGTTCCTAGTCCTACGCCAGCTCCCAAACCCAACACTTCGCAAGCACAGGCTCAAACACCAAGCCCCGCTCAAGCTCTGTCTCCGGGCTCTGGAGCAGGTTCTTCCGATGTCTCGCCAATGACAGTGAGCGCGCCAAGATTTGCAAACTTACAACCGCCCCCTGATCTGCCCAAGAACGAGCCGGTTCAGCCAGTAGAAGAGCCTTCACCAGGGGAGCGTGCAGCAACACCTTCTGATCGCGAGTCTAACCCATCACCAGCAGAGACAGTCGACGAATCCAGGCCTGGCCTTGGTCCTATGATCAGAGCCAAAAAGTCTAGAAATGAGATCGCCGGTGCATTGTGGAAGGCTGCGTCTGCGGCCAACGCTGCAACCGCCTTCAAACCCAGGcctggtggtgctggtgaaCGTATGCGTCTACTGAAGAGTAAGACGGAAGAGGGGCCGGATGGAATCAATAGTGTTGTCCCTGCGCCACCCAGACCGTCTTCCAAGGGTATAGATACTCCCTCTGAACAGCCTACACCAGAAGAAACACCTaaagctgaggaagaggccaaACAATTGGAGCAAGCTAAACCCGCGGAGCAGCCTAAGTCTGCGAACCGTAATTCGCTTGTTCCTGAAGTCAAAATTAGCCTCCCAACGAGTAGGCCGACGAGCTCGCATGGGCCGCCGCAGGAAGTTCAAAAGGCAACCGAAcctgaaaagaaagagactCGTCGCTCCATCAATGCAGGCAACGATATGAAATACCTGCAGACATTGGGAGTCAACCCGTCTATTCTTGATGAGAGGAGTGATGATTTTGCTCAATGGTTGGATTTCTTTGGCTGGATTCCAGGAGAACAAATGCGATCACGTAACGTGGAAGAAATGAGAGCTGACCTAGAGCGGGAGCTGAATAAAGCCCAGGCTGGTGGCTGGCTGGCTCGTTTCCGTGAAGAGGATGAACGCGTTGATGCCATCAAGGCTGGGCTTGATGTTGCCATGGCTGAGTGTGAGGAGCTTGACAACTTGCTCACACTCTACTCAGTCGAGCTTTCG ACCCTTTCAGATGACATCGCTTATATTGAGGCCCAGGGTCAAGGTCTTCAAGTCCAAACTGCAAACCAAAAGTTACTCAAGAAAGAGCTTGAGTCTTTGCTTGAGACCTGTGCTATCACATCGAACGAGCTTGAAGTCCTCAGATCTGCACCTTTGGATGACTTAGGCGGCTTACAACACGTTGAATCTTCTCTTGTAACGCTTTATAAGGCAATGGTTAAGATTGATCCTGCGCGTAGTGGAGCTGATCAAGAGAAGGCCGATATTACTGCCGAGACAAACCAGAGTGGCCTCAACCCTGACTTCAAGCAGATGCGGATTGTCCAAGAGAAAAAGCTTGTTTATGACCAAGAAAGCGCCATGTTCATTGGCAGATTGGTCGCCTTTATGTCCCGGCAATTTGACCATGCTTTTACAGAAACCAAGCTTGCTATGGAGGGAGCTTTGTCTAGAAAGGTGGATCCCATACATCACGAGCTTGGCCGCGATATCCTTTGGCAATTTAGTCCCCTCATGCTATACGCTCGAGATATGCATCCCGATGAGTGGAACCAGCTCATTCAAATTTATCAAGATAAGGGTCAACCTGTCTACCGAGTTGAGTTTCAGGCTACGATTGCGTCTTGGCGCAGGAATGCCAGACAGGCAACCGGAGAAGAGGCTGAAATTCTGTTCACGTCAGCAGTTGAGAagcatcaagaaggaggtgTGGCGACCACTGCCAGGAAGCTGACGGTAAAGCGCAGCGGGACTCTAGCGAGGGCTCTGCGATCTCCTCGAGAAGACGGTGGTCACAAACCAAAGGCCGACAAGGGAGTGAATGATAATAAGAACCCGCCCCACGAAGTCTTTACTGGAGTTCTGGATAATCTCATTCCACTGATACAGATGGAGCAAAATTTCATCATCGACTTCTTCCATGCGACCACGCTTGAACAGATAGATTTCCCAGATGCTGTTGCCACAACAACGCCTTCTGATCGTGGAGGCACTGATTTAAGAAGACCCCGACTAATGGAACCCGATCGAGAACTGGCCAGACGTATTCTGCGTGCGATGGAGGTGATCTTTACTTTCTTGGAATCAGAACTGCTACGTCTTATGGAGTGGGTTGTCGGACAGGGCCCAAT TCAAGGGATTGGAGTCCTAGCGACTATCGAGAAGTACTCTGCTGAGGTTGGACAGTCCAACCAAGAGTATGTGAACACACTCTTGCAAAAACTTCATGGGCACTTGGAACTGCGATTCAAGAAATTCGTTGACGACCAGCTTCGGGCCATTGAGGAGACTAAGGTCAAGATCAGCAAGCGAAAGGGTGTTATTGCATTCATCCGGCTTTTCCCTCTTTTCTCAGCAGCTGTGGAGGAGATGCTGCTCGGTGTCGACACCACGCTACCGATTCGAAGTACTGTTGATCGCGAGTATGACCGAATACTTAAGACCATGTTTGACTCACTCATGGTCATTGCGCGAGAGAATCCCGGTGTCAGTGCGACAAGCGGCTCGGTTGACCCAGAGGACAAGGAAGCCCTCAACTTCCATATCCTCCTGATTGAGAATATGAACCACTTCCTTGAGGAGACGGACACACGAGGCTTGGACGTGCTCGAGGAATGGAAGGAAAAGGCTAATACGACATATTACGAGCATATGAATCTGTATCTTGATGCAGTCATGCGGCGACCACTCGGAAAGATTTTGGAACACCTCGAGAACATGGAAGCTCAGTTGCAGACAGGCAAGTCACCGGCATCAATTGCTGCGCAGCCTTCCAACAGCAAGACGGTTTTCAATAAGGTTTTGAGCAACTACGACTCCAAGGAAGTGCGAAAGGGCATCGAGGCGCTGCGTAAACGTGTTGAGAAGCACtttggtgatgctgatgaaCCAGGACTCAGCCGAGGATTGGTGATCAAGGTGCTGGAAGAGTGCGAAAAGTTCTACGAAAAGGTCGAGAGACGGGTTGGCGCTGTGACGACCAACGTATATGGCGGTGATGTCCTCTTCGAGTGGCCTCGAGCCGACGTCAAGGCCGCATTCCGTTGA
- a CDS encoding iron-containing alcohol dehydrogenase-domain containing protein has product MVPSVRVVPNAAKRATSLLRTIQYTHPPSCPCHSNPGYHQSPPTFTPSKHAHQRKYATPTSHPGQKEYAFEMAASSIRFGPGVTQEVGMDLKNMGAKRVCVVTDENVNKLDAMRQVRESLAREGIPYEVYDKVRVEPKDSSIKDAIAWARPYAPDAFLAVGGGSVMDTAKLMNLYTAYPDADFLDFVNAPLGKGRPVDKKLTPLIAVPTTAGTGSETTGTAIFDLVSKRAKTGVAHRNLKPTLGICDPLNTRTMPAAVKAASGLDVLCHSLESWTAIPYNERTPRPTNPILRPAYQGANPISDVFSFHALRSTVKYLPRSVKNPDDLEAQSEMLLASTLAGVGFGNAGVHLCHGMSYPISGQNPGYRHDGYEVEAPLIPHGVSVAVSAPAVFRFTAASNPDRHLAAAEAFGVDISNVKRESAGEVLAEAITKFLAELGDQPKGLKELGFGSEHIEALVEGTIPQARVLMLAPGLSTQLEAEKDQLRRLFENAMTH; this is encoded by the exons ATGGTACCCTCCGTGAGAGTTGTCCCTAAT GCCGCTAAGCGAGCAACCAGCTTGCTACGCACCATTCAATACActcatcctccttcatgTCCTTGTCACTCAAACCCAGGATATCACCAGTCGCCACCAACATTCACTCCCTCCAAGCATGCTCACCAGCGTAAATATGCTACGCCAACATCGCACCCAGGCCAGAAGGAGTATGCCTTTGAGATGGCTGCTTCGTCCATAAGGTTTGGCCCAGGTGTGACGCAGGAGGTCGGCATGGACTTGAAGAACATGGGAGCAAAGCGTGTTTGTGTGGTAACAGATGAGAATGTCAACAAGCTGGATGCCATGAGACAAGTTCGTGAGTCCCTTGCTCGTGAGGGCATCCCTTATGAGGTTTACGACAAGGTTCGCGTCGAGCCAAAGGATAGTTC TATCAAGGATGCCATCGCCTGGGCTCGCCCTTATGCACCAGATGCCTTCCTcgctgttggtggtggatCAGTCATGGACACAGCCAAGCTCATGAACCTATACACGGCGTATCCTGATGCAGACTTTCTAGACTTTGTCAACGCCCCTCTTGGAAAGGGCCGCCCAGTAGACAAGAAGTTGACACCGCTCATTGCGGTTCCAACAACAGCCGGTACTGGTAGTGAGACGACAGGAACTGCCATTTTCGATCTTGTGTCTAAGCGAGCAAAGACCGGTGTAGCTCATCGAAACCTGAAGCCCACACTAGGTATCTGTGATCCCCTCAACACCAGGACCATGCCAGCAGCTGTCAAGGCCGCTTCGGGTCTTGACGTTCTGTGCCATTCGCTTGAGTCCTGGACTGCCATTCCATACAACGAGAGAACACCTAGACCAACAAACCCTATCCTTCGGCCCGCGTACCAAGGCGCGAACCCTATCTCGGATGTTTTCTCGTTTCATGCACTGCGCTCTACCGTCAAGTATCTCCCGCGATCGGTGAAGAACCCTGATGACTTGGAGGCCCAATCTGAAATGCTTCTCGCTTCTACTCTGGCCGGCGTTGGGTTCGGTAATGCCGGTGTTCATCTCTGTCACG GCATGTCGTACCCCATTTCTGGCCAGAACCCAGGCTACAGGCACGATGGCTACGAAGTTGAAGCCCCTCTTATTCCTCACGGTGTCTCCGTAGCTGTCTCTGCGCCAGCTGTCTTCCGCTTCACAGCAGCATCGAACCCAGATCGCCATCTGGCGGCAGCAGAGGCCTTTGGGGTTGATATCAGCAACGTGAAGCGCGAGAGTGCAGGCGAAGTGCTTGCAGAAGCTATTACCAAATTCCTTGCGGAGCTCGGTGACCAGCCCAAGGGCCTTAAGGAGTTGGGTTTCGGCTCGGAGCACATTGAGGCCCTTGTCGAAGGTACCATTCCTCAGGCACGTGTGTTGATGCTGGCACCAGGATTGTCTACACAGCTCGAAGCGGAGAAAGACCAGCTAAGGAGACTGTTTGAGAACGCAATGACTCACTGA
- a CDS encoding uncharacterized protein (of unknown function-domain containing protein), with protein sequence MEGNSRDIQDEPDLEVGLEPPKTGSGSGSGSGADTPPSPKTAAAALKKDKARVRFNSNAAANPPPKSSTPPPAAGGPIAKPRPSLLRGSSAEAVKTLHDAEHESDPESKEAMVAAQERARIMAANIHNDSSAIDRDSLESSTGTAAWDSPYGSSIPLQTLNEGGNSREGFHKLPSEEQEAHGLKDEAFKLVRAHTQRFGPSSTGQHSPDNKDTKHEERVPLTELNDGNFDGVLYDVPAPEQYRGSVLSQLLKLYKPPEPPFKGSHHRAASTSSVLSEAGTPTVQGTPSGASTPKRKWYDQNKSQDTLANLIEASSRLANPNDPDDKRKKPTGKKPQRPGHKRTTSANRLSGLWQQQEARITVHIAETLARQDYIIKLCRALMLFGAPTHRLEEYLSMSARVLEIDGQFLYLPGCMIISFDDRSTHTTEVRIVRTSQGIDLGKLKDVHLIYKEVMHDVVGVEEATEKLETLMKRKDKFHRWLRVVMFGLMSVCAAPFSFGARLIDLPLIFAFGCLIGVLQLIVAPNSALYSNVFEVSSTIIVSFLARTFGSISSGGEEIFCFGALAQGGIVMLLPGYMVLCSALELQSRAIVPGSIRIVYAVIYSLLLGFGITVGAALYGLFDSNPSNTTTCPDAMNPYYGFIFVPFFVISMCIVYQAKWRQMPVMVIVSFAGYMVNYWSGQRFKSSPQISSTLGALAVGLLANLYSRLRHGVAAAILIPAVFCQVPGSLASTGGLLSGLQVANSITNATGEINGTSSVQFQQGSNPDNLVFSVAASMIQIAIGIAVGLFMSSLLIYPLGKRRSALFSF encoded by the exons ATGGAGGGCAATTCCAGAGATATTCAAGACGAACCGGACCTCGAAGTCGGACTCGAACCACCCAAGactggttctggttctggttctggttctggtgcCGATAcaccaccaagtccaaaGACTGCTGCTGCAGCtttgaagaaggacaaggcaCGAGTGCGGTTCAACAGTAATGCTGCCGCAAACCCTCCACCAAAATCATCTACTCCCCCTCCTGCTGCTGGAGGCCCCATCGCAAAGCCCAGGCCATCATTGTTGCGTGGCAGTTCTGCAGAGGCTGTAAAGACTCTTCACGATGCCGAGCATGAGTCAGACCCTGAGTCAAAGGAGGCGATGGTAGCTGCCCAGGAACGTGCCCGTATAATGGCGGCAAACATCCACAATGATTCATCAGCCATTGACAGAGACTCACTCGAATCCAGCACTGGAACAGCCGCATGGGACAGCCCTTATGGTTCCAGTATCCCACTTCAAACCCTCAACGAAGGTGGCAATAGCCGGGAAGGTTTTCACAAGCTTCCATCTGAGGAGCAAGAGGCACATGGCTTGAAGGATGAAGCTTTCAAGCTTGTTCGAGCACACACTCAGCGATTTGGACCTAGCAGCACTGGCCAGCATTCACCAGACAACAAGGACACAAAACATGAAGAACGAGTTCCCCTAACCGAATTGAATGACGGAAACTTTGACGGAGTCTTATACGATGTTCCAGCACCTGAACAGTATCGCGGAAGCGTACTATCTCAACTTTTGAAGCTCTACAAACCCCCAGAACCTCCTTTCAAGGGATCGCACCACCGAGCTGCCTCTACCTCTTCAGTTCTAAGTGAAGCCGGTACTCCTACAGTTCAAGGAACGCCATCTGGAGCATCTACACCAAAGCGAAAATGGTACGATCAGAACAAGTCCCAGGACACTCTTGCCAACCTGATCGAGGCCTCATCACGACTCGCCAACCCCAATGACCCGGATgacaagaggaagaagcctACTGGAAAGAAGCCACAAAGACCTGGCCACAAGCGAACAACGAGCGCAAACCGCCTCAGTGGTCTCTGgcaacaacaagaagcacGTATCACAGTTCATATCGCCGAGACTCTGGCCCGACAGGACTATATCATCAAACTCTGCCGTGCTCTCATGCTTTTTGGAGCTCCCACTCATAGACTGGAGGAGTATCTTAGCATGTCCGCCAGAGTTCTCGAAATCGATGGCCAGTTCCTCTATCTTCCCGGATGCATGATTATTTCTTTCGACGATAGATCGACTCACACCACCGAAGTCAGAATTGTCCGCACATCGCAGGGTATTGATCTAGGCAAGCTGAAGGATGTCCATCTTATCTACAAGGAGGTTATGCACGATGTTGTcggcgttgaagaagctaccgagaagctcgagaCCTTGATGAAGCGCAAGGACAAGTTCCACAGGTGGCTCAGGGTTGTCATGTTTGGACTCATGAGTGTCTGTGCTGCCCCTTTCTCCTTCGGAGCTCGCCTTATCGACCTTCCTCTCATTTTTGCTTTCGGCTGTCTTATCGGAGTACTCCAACTTATCGTGGCCCCAAACTCTGCCCTCTACAGCAATGTCTTCGAGGTGTCTTCTACCATCATCGTCAGTTTCTTGGCCAGAACGTTTGGCAGTATTTCGAGTGGAGGCGAAGAGATCTTTTGTTTCGGCGCTTTGGCGCAGGGCGGTATCGTCATGTTGCTGCCCGGTTACATGGTTT TGTGCTCTGCTCTCGAACTCCAATCTCGTGCTATTGTCCCCGGTTCAATTCGAATAGTCTACGCCGTCATTTactcccttcttctcggaTTCGGTATCACTGTTGGCGCAGCTCTTTATGGATTATTCGACAGTAACCCGTCCAACACTACAACTTGCCCCGATGCCATGAACCCCTACTACGGCTTCATTTTCGTGCCATTCTTTGTTATCAGCATGTGTATCGTCTACCAAGCCAAATGGCGCCAGATGCCGGTCATGGTTATCGTTTCATTCGCTGGTTACATGGTAAACTACTGGAGTGGACAGAGATTCAAGTCTAGCCCTCAGATCTCCAGTACACTGGGTGCATTGGCTGTTGGACTCCTTGCCAATCTCTACTCTCGACTTCGACACGGTGTTGCAGCAGCAATTCTTATTCCAGCAGTATTCTGTCAAGTGCCTGGAAGTCTTGCGTCTACTGGAGGATTGCTTAGTGGTCTACAAGTCGCCAACTCTATCACCAACGCCACTGGTGAGATCAATGGAACTTCCTCTGTTCAGTTCCAGCAGGGCTCGAACCCTGATAACTTGGTATTCAGCGTTGCTGCCTCCATGATTCAGATCGCCATCGGTATCGCCGTTGGTCTCTTCATGAGCTCTTTGCTCATCTACCCTCTGGGCAAGCGCCGCAGTGCCTTGTTCAGTTTCTAA
- a CDS encoding trimeric LpxA-like protein, giving the protein MSSKRHSILPAIDRSGPRPPVHFSDSLTISDNAILQGTHSITIQSETVVHPRSKFESNSGSILIGRRCLIHERTHLGTRPVDPDTAQRGGIVLADFVTIEAGSIIEAGNTEIGEGTVVHAGSTIGSGARIGKNCTITQMTKIAPGTILPDNTVVFSNGTRRIDRRNLADQRKIALMKQLAVLRKMIPSNADKFK; this is encoded by the exons ATGTCTAGCAAAAGACATTCCATTCTTCCCGCTATCGATCGCAGTGGTCCTAGGCCCCCCGTCCATTTCTCAGACTCCCTGACCATATCCGACAATGCGATTCTCCAAGGAACACACTCGATCACGATACAATCAGAAACGGTAGTACACCCTCGATCAAAGTTTGAGTCAAACTCCGGATCTATTCTTATCGGGCGACGATGTCTCATTCACGAACGAACACACCTGGGAACTCGCCCTGTCGACCCTGATACTGCGCAACGTGGTGGCATCGTGCTGGCAGACTTTGTTACAATCGAGGCAGGCAGTATTATTGAAGCTGGCAATACCGAGATCGGCGAGGGTACGGTAGTTCACGCTGGGTCAACTATTGGAAGTGGTGCTAGGATCGGCAAG AACTGCACTATTACGCAGATGACAAAGATTGCCCCTGGAACGATATTGCCTGACAACACTGTCGTCTTCTCGAACGGGACAAGACGAATCGATCGACGTAACCTTGCTGATCAGAGGAAGATTGCCTTAATGAAACAGCTCGCAGTCCTGCGAAAAATGATACCCAGTAACGCCGACaaatttaaataa
- a CDS encoding peroxisomal biogenesis factor 11 yields MVGTYEHFVAFGTDLVGIERILRGFQAICSLLVWYPALFALVQPKVSSTLSLRALGSQINVSRRFIRFFRFLDTFRAGWLVYVAQGDKSLDIWLDIISKTCFGMFGMMETLTLLDLCSIENLRVFSPEKFQEIDYQSQLFWFAGLYTSVLVTVIRLYQLVAGTPASVKRETVSISSTEKPAELIATEKETAVLSEKMTKDDLDKERERLKSIVNKRKTERRAWIKKFKREGYVLLRTLVSDLIDMLLPTTSVGWVKLEPGLVSLAMFFTTFTTGQAVWERVGQNLQRQKQ; encoded by the exons ATGGTGGGAACATATGAGCATTTTGTTGCCTTTGGCACTGATCTTG TCGGCATCGAGCGAATCCTCCGTGGTTTTCAAGCGATATGCTCTCTTCTAGTTTGGTACCCGGCTCTGTTTGCTCTCGTCCAGCCTAAGGTCTCATCAACATTATCTCTCCGTGCTTTGGGCAGCCAGATCAACGTCTCCAGACGCTTCATTCGGTTCTTCCGCTTTTTAGACACTTTTCGCGCAGGATGGCTCGTCTACGTCGCTCAAGGCGATAAGAGCCTTGATATATGGCTCGATATCATTAGCAAGACTTGCTTCGGCATGTTCGGCATGATGGAGACTTTGACCCTCCTTGATCTCTGCAGTATCGAGAACCTCCGTGTCTTTAGTCCTGAGAAGTTCCAGGAGATTGATTACCAGTCACAACTTTTCTGGTTCGCTGGATTGTACACTTCTGTTCTTGTCACGGTTATCAGACTGTATCAATTAGTCGCTGGCACTCCTGCCTCTGTCAAACGCGAGACTGTCAGCATCAGCTCTACTGAGAAGCCAGCCGAGCTTATCGCTACAGAGAAGGAGACTGCCGTTCTCTCTGAAAAGATGACCAAGGATGATCTCGACAAGGAGCGTGAGCGTCTCAAGAGCATCGTCAATAAACGCAAGACCGAGAGACGTGCTTGGATCAAGAAGTTTAAGAGGGAGGGCTACGTTCTCCTCCGCACTCTCGTGTCTGATCTCATTGATATGCTTCTTCCTACCACTTCGGTTGGCTGGGTCAAGCTTGAGCCTGGCCTGGTTAGTTTGGCCATGTTCTTCACCACCTTTACTACAGGCCAGGCTGTATGGGAGAGGGTTGGACAGAATCTTCAACGACAGAAGCAGTAG